In Deltaproteobacteria bacterium, the genomic stretch CCCGCGCGATCTCGATCACATGGCTCTCGGATAAGACCCCGCTGTGCGTGGCTAGCTCCTCTTCCAGGTTCGTCCCTTCGATGTAGTCCATGACGAGGTAATGACAGTTACCCTCGCCGAAGCGATCGAAGATGGACGGAACGGAGGCATGCTTGAGTTGCGCGAGGGTATCTGCCTCGCGATGAAAATAGTCGATTGCCCGGGTCCGCTCTTCGGGGTCGTTGAAACGATCGAAGATTTCTTTAATGGCGCAGCGTCGGTTGGCGAGCCGTTGGTCGTGTGCGAGATACACGCGGCCCATGCCGCCGCCGGCCAGGAACCGCTCGATACGATAGCGGTCGGCCAGGAGCGTGCCGGGTTCGAGCTGACCGTTCTCGTCGCGGGACATGTGGGTATCCTCGCTATTCGTGGGTTTCAATCTCCGTTTCAATCTCCTACGGAGTGTGCAGTCGATTTCGACCCGGCACCATCCTTACAATGCCCTGCCCACGGTGCCGTTTCAATCTCCTACAGAGTGTGCGGTCGATTTCGTCCATCTAGGGCAATGCCCCGCTATTCATGGAACACCACCACGACGGAGATATTGTCGCTCCCACCGCCGGCATTTGCCGCCACCACGAATTCCAAGGCAGCATCGTAAGGGTCCCGATGACGACTCAGGATATCGCCGAGGGCACCGTCTTCGACATGACCGGTGAGCCCATCGCTGCACAGCAACAGCCGCGCCCCGCGACGCAATGGGCAACTCAGCACGTCGACGGCGGCCTGTTCTTTGTTACCCAAGGAGCGGAGCAAGACATTGCGATGTTCGTGTGTCCGTGCAGCCTCGGGACTCAACTGACCGATTTCCACCAGCCGCGCGACCAGCGAATGATCACGAGAGAGCTGTTGCAGACGACCTTGCTCCCAGAGATACACCCGACTGTCACCGACCCAGGCCAGGGTCAACTGCTGCTCGTGCACCAACGCGGCGACCACCGTCGCCCCAAGACCGGCGGACTCGGGATGTTGCCGGGCATACGCCAGGATGGCCGCGTTGGCTTCCTCGACCGCCGTGCGTAAGCCGTGCTCGCGCGCCTCAGTCGTCAATGGTGTTCCTGGGGACCAGAGTTTTTCGATCTGCTCGGCCACGGTTTGGATCGTGAGCGCGCTCGCCACTTCTCCAGCTTCGGCTCCCCCCATGCCATCGGAGACCACATACAATCCGGCGAACGCTTTCCCGGACACCGTGCCTTGGCTCTGTTCTTTCACCAGCACCGCATCTTCATTATGACTGCGTGCCTGGCCAACATCGGTCCACCAAGCAGAGCGAATCCGGGGGAAGCGCGTCAAAGTGAGCAGTGCGGCTTTCAACGCCTCGATGGTCGCATAGCGCTGATGCGGGTCGGCGGCTAAGGCTTGGCGCAAGATGCGCTCAAGATCTGGAGAGACGATCTTCTCGGGATAGAAGACTGGTGGGTCGGCTTGCACAGCCCACCCTTCCACCGGCAAGCGTTTGCCGACCAGCAGGGAAAACAACAGCGCCGCGACGGCAAACACATCGGCTGATTCTTCCGCATTCCCCGCCTTGTAGACCTCGGGTGCAGCATACCCATCGGTCACACCGATCAGGGCCAAGGGCTCGCCACGTCGGCTGATGCCCTCGCTGTGGGTCAGTCGCACCCGGCCTTCTTTGTCGAGGAGCACCCCGTCAGGCGGGAGCTCAATGCAGAGGAGGCCGTTGCGGTGTAGCACGCCTAGCACCTGACATAGTTGGAGCCCCCACGACACCGCCTCGCGTTCGGTCGTCATCCCCACCCGAGTCGCAAGCCGCGCCCCGGCAATGTCGGGAAACGCCAGATACGCCCGCCCATCTTGAGTAAAGAGTCGCTCGGGAACGATGATCGCGGGGTGCGACACACCGGCAGTTCTGGCGCTTAGGGCCTGGAACGCTTCGGCATCTTCCTCGCGTCTTTCTCGCAGACAGACCCGCCCAGAAGCGTCGTCGAGACGGCGCGCGGTGTAGCGGTTCTCGAAGTCCAGCGACTCGCTCGACTCGATGACGTAGGCATCTGCCAGCACCGAGCCAGAAGACAGCGGCACCAGAGCGAACAAGGGGGGAGCGTCCGCCAGCGCCGCGCCACAGGCAATACAGTAGGTTTCTTCTGAGGGATTCCGCTGATCACATTGTGGGCAATGCACGATAATACCAGCGGGCTCGGTAGAGATTAAGCAACAGACACTTTGAAGAAGGTTTTGCCGATGATGATCTCGTCGCCATCGTTCAGCGTCACCGGCGAACCGGGCTCAAGGCGCTTGCCCCGGTTCACGAACGTACCGTTGAGGCTGCCGATGTCTTCGAGCGAGAGCTGCTCTGCGACTCGCAGCAAGGCATGCTTGCGAGAGATCCGCGCCTCGGGATCGTCCAACTCCAAGTCAACTTCCGGGAACGCGCCGGAGTCAGGGTCCCAACGGCCAACGAGATTATCCCCAGTCTGTAACACAAATTCTTTTCCGACCGTCCCTCCACGAGTGATGGTCAGCTTGGCTTTCAGCGATACGGCATTGAGCCCAACCGGCGCGGGTGGCGTCTCGGCTGGAGCAGACACCGCGACTGCTTCGGGCGAACCGGCAGCATCGGCTTGCAAGTCAACACTCGCTGGTTCTGGCGTCGGCGCGGCGGTCGCGGGCAGTTTCGCGCCACACGCATCGCAGTACTCAAGTCCGTCCATGTTTTCATGGCCGCACTCAGCACATCGAATCATATCGGGCCTCCTTACTCGGGATCGGGAATTCCACCAGGGGAAGAGGGTCAGACTCCCTACTCCTGGAGCGCTTCCTTGACGCTCTCCGGGTCAAGCATCTGGGTTTTGCGTAACGTGGCTTGCGCCGTTAAGAGCTGGGTTTTTGCGGCGCGGCTCTCCAGACTTTGGGTTTTCTTCATTTCGTTTTGTAGCGAGACCAGCACCTGGGTCGCTTTCGTATGCCCTAGTCGCTGTGTGCCGGAAATCGCGTTGCCCAGCAGCCGGGTCGCTTTGTCCATGTTACCGGAAGCCGCCGCAGCTTCGGCTTGGCTTTGCATCTTAGCGATACTGACTTGGTCTACTAAATTCATGACATACGCATTGGCTTTTCCCACTGCCCCACGGTCGAGGGTGTAGGTCACCACTGCTTCCGTGGTGGCGCACTGCCCGGGCGCCGACGGCGCATCGTAATGCAGAGACGCCTGCGCGATACGGACTCGGCCTGGCTTGCGCGGAGGCATTACTAAGACCAAGAGTGCCGAGGTAGCCGTCTCGGCTTCGATATCTCCGAGCGGAAGAGAGACGAGCCGTTCGGCATTCGGCAGCGCGTTCTTGAACGGATAGATTTGCGGACTCGCGCGATACGCCTCTTTCAGCTCTACACCAGCACTGAGTCGCACTTCCATACATGCATTGGTCAGCGCTACGTTGCGTAATCCAAGCAATTCGCCGGAAAAGATATCAGGAATAGTCGCCGGGTCACTGATGAAGTGATAATTCGCCCCGCTGGCTTCGGCCATCTCCATCAGTAGTTTCTCGTTGAACTCGATGCCAACGCCGAGGGTGCTGCACGAAATACGACCATGCTGCTTACGGGCCAAGTCGAGGCATTTACGCTCTTCGTAGGTCTGCCCATCGGTCAAAATCAGTAGGCGATTCAGACGATTCGGCGAGTAATTTTTCTCGACCTCAGCCAGAGCGGCCTCCATGCCCAGCGCCATCTGAGTGCCACCGCCGATCTCCAGCAAGTCGAGGTCATCAATGGCACGCTTCACACGAGCTTTATCTTGTTGGAGCTGATCGGGCGTGGCCACAACAGCAGCCCGATCCGCGAACGCGACGATGGCCGCCCGGTCGTCTGGAGCGAGTTGGTCAATGAGATATTTGACCGCCTCGCTCACGTAGTCGAGCCGCTGCTCATCGTACATGGAGCCGCTACGATCTAAGACGATCCCTAGATTCAAGGGGAGCCGACGGCCACCGACTTCTCGGGGTTGGGCTTCGAGCAAGAGATACAGGACAAAATTCTCTGCACTGCTCAGGACGGCGTCACGACTGGAGAGCGCGTGAAAACCAATAGAACCTGACACGGAAGGTACACTCATAAAGATGATCTATGGGAAAATTTATCTCACGTTTCCTAGAGGGGTGCAAGTAAAGGGGGCGACATCCTGCACTCAGAGTCCATCCACATCACAACCGTAAAAGCGAGATTCCTCGCGGAGTTTATCCTGAGCGAAGTCGAAGGGCTCGGAATGACAGACTCGGGTGATGGCGGTTCTAGCGAACAGGCTAGTGCTTAGGAAACTTGATTTCTAAATACTGGACTCTGGATACAGACGGCACAGCTTGCTTCGTAAATCGCTTGTAATTCTTTTCGATCCTCTTTTATACCCAGCCGACAACTCTTTAGAATTCTGGTTTACTGACCTTTGCCAGATCTCTTCTTTCGCTTTCGAGGTCTCGGAGAGACTCCCTGGCGGAAACAGCTCGGGGATACGCAACGAATGCAAGGTGATCGCTTGCGCATTGACCTTCGCGGACTCGATCTTTCCCGCCTTGACCTT encodes the following:
- a CDS encoding VWA domain-containing protein; this translates as MSVPSVSGSIGFHALSSRDAVLSSAENFVLYLLLEAQPREVGGRRLPLNLGIVLDRSGSMYDEQRLDYVSEAVKYLIDQLAPDDRAAIVAFADRAAVVATPDQLQQDKARVKRAIDDLDLLEIGGGTQMALGMEAALAEVEKNYSPNRLNRLLILTDGQTYEERKCLDLARKQHGRISCSTLGVGIEFNEKLLMEMAEASGANYHFISDPATIPDIFSGELLGLRNVALTNACMEVRLSAGVELKEAYRASPQIYPFKNALPNAERLVSLPLGDIEAETATSALLVLVMPPRKPGRVRIAQASLHYDAPSAPGQCATTEAVVTYTLDRGAVGKANAYVMNLVDQVSIAKMQSQAEAAAASGNMDKATRLLGNAISGTQRLGHTKATQVLVSLQNEMKKTQSLESRAAKTQLLTAQATLRKTQMLDPESVKEALQE
- a CDS encoding cytochrome c, whose product is MKRGLAVVALVVAGGLGTFSLSGAHDGHSKHLPDTKDVIALRAYLMENVGANAKEMNDKVKAGKIESAKVNAQAITLHSLRIPELFPPGSLSETSKAKEEIWQRSVNQNSKELSAGYKRGSKRITSDLRSKLCRLYPESSI
- a CDS encoding FHA domain-containing protein, giving the protein MIRCAECGHENMDGLEYCDACGAKLPATAAPTPEPASVDLQADAAGSPEAVAVSAPAETPPAPVGLNAVSLKAKLTITRGGTVGKEFVLQTGDNLVGRWDPDSGAFPEVDLELDDPEARISRKHALLRVAEQLSLEDIGSLNGTFVNRGKRLEPGSPVTLNDGDEIIIGKTFFKVSVA
- a CDS encoding protein phosphatase 2C domain-containing protein — its product is MHCPQCDQRNPSEETYCIACGAALADAPPLFALVPLSSGSVLADAYVIESSESLDFENRYTARRLDDASGRVCLRERREEDAEAFQALSARTAGVSHPAIIVPERLFTQDGRAYLAFPDIAGARLATRVGMTTEREAVSWGLQLCQVLGVLHRNGLLCIELPPDGVLLDKEGRVRLTHSEGISRRGEPLALIGVTDGYAAPEVYKAGNAEESADVFAVAALLFSLLVGKRLPVEGWAVQADPPVFYPEKIVSPDLERILRQALAADPHQRYATIEALKAALLTLTRFPRIRSAWWTDVGQARSHNEDAVLVKEQSQGTVSGKAFAGLYVVSDGMGGAEAGEVASALTIQTVAEQIEKLWSPGTPLTTEAREHGLRTAVEEANAAILAYARQHPESAGLGATVVAALVHEQQLTLAWVGDSRVYLWEQGRLQQLSRDHSLVARLVEIGQLSPEAARTHEHRNVLLRSLGNKEQAAVDVLSCPLRRGARLLLCSDGLTGHVEDGALGDILSRHRDPYDAALEFVVAANAGGGSDNISVVVVFHE